A DNA window from Thermosynechococcaceae cyanobacterium Okahandja contains the following coding sequences:
- a CDS encoding GTP-binding protein: protein MTPARWFWLILGLGVILGLMLWLVTALHWLYIQVAFTTPFLANILLLLLIGLLGGLLYVFFRYLYLLNRKGRRRSPTLQVPEAKTEAAAENLQALRRQLSQIEDEVARQALLARARELEEEFHRQELRLVVFGTGSAGKTSLVNALIGEMVGDVAPTMGTTEVGQTYEFWLPNSDQVVLITDTPGILEAGVAGTYREQMARQLAAEADLLLFVLDDDLRQSEYTPLVNLVEMGKRSLLVLNKMDLRSEADQLALLKHLRQRVRGLIPPEDVVGIAASPQPIQLPTGEWLEPEPHILPLIRRITAVLREEGDDLVADNILLQSQRLGEQARKIIDQQRRRQADKVVERYQWIGAGVVCVTPIPVVDLLAAAAVNAQMVMEIGSVYGCELNRDRARELALSLGKTLASLGIVKGAMDLIATALQLSVGGLVIGKAVQSITAAYLTRIAGKSFIEYFRHDQDWGDGGISEVVQEQFQLNRRDEFIQSFIQQAIARLPAQIGQVIPDSLKLPQDDPMAED from the coding sequence GACGGCGCTACACTGGCTCTATATTCAGGTGGCCTTTACCACCCCTTTTTTGGCCAATATCCTGTTGTTGCTGCTGATTGGCTTACTGGGGGGGCTGCTCTACGTTTTTTTCCGGTACCTTTACCTGCTCAACCGCAAAGGACGGCGGCGATCGCCCACCTTACAGGTGCCCGAGGCCAAAACCGAGGCGGCGGCTGAAAATTTGCAGGCACTGCGGCGGCAACTGAGCCAAATTGAAGACGAGGTGGCACGGCAAGCTCTGCTGGCGCGAGCGCGGGAGCTAGAGGAGGAATTCCATCGCCAAGAGTTACGGCTGGTGGTCTTTGGCACCGGCTCGGCGGGTAAAACCTCCTTGGTCAATGCCTTAATTGGCGAAATGGTGGGGGATGTGGCGCCAACGATGGGAACCACCGAGGTAGGGCAAACCTACGAGTTTTGGCTCCCCAACAGCGACCAAGTGGTGCTGATTACCGATACGCCGGGGATCCTCGAAGCGGGGGTGGCGGGCACCTACCGGGAACAGATGGCACGCCAACTGGCAGCGGAAGCCGACCTGCTGCTGTTTGTCTTGGATGACGATCTGCGGCAGTCGGAATACACGCCGCTGGTGAATTTAGTGGAAATGGGCAAGCGATCGCTACTGGTGCTCAACAAAATGGATCTGCGCTCGGAAGCAGATCAACTGGCCTTGCTAAAGCACTTACGGCAGCGGGTGCGGGGCTTAATTCCCCCCGAAGATGTGGTGGGGATTGCCGCCTCTCCCCAGCCCATTCAATTACCCACGGGGGAGTGGCTCGAGCCGGAACCCCACATTTTGCCCCTGATTCGCCGCATTACCGCGGTGCTACGGGAGGAGGGGGATGATCTGGTGGCGGATAATATCCTGTTGCAATCCCAACGGCTGGGGGAGCAAGCCCGCAAAATTATTGATCAACAGCGGCGGCGCCAAGCGGATAAGGTGGTGGAGCGCTACCAGTGGATTGGGGCAGGGGTGGTCTGTGTAACCCCGATTCCGGTGGTGGATCTACTGGCGGCGGCTGCCGTGAATGCCCAGATGGTGATGGAAATCGGCAGTGTCTATGGCTGTGAACTCAACCGCGATCGCGCCCGCGAGTTGGCACTTTCCCTCGGTAAAACCTTAGCGAGCTTGGGCATTGTCAAGGGGGCGATGGATTTAATTGCCACCGCGCTGCAACTGAGTGTGGGCGGCTTGGTCATTGGCAAGGCGGTTCAGAGTATTACGGCGGCCTACCTCACCCGTATTGCCGGAAAAAGCTTTATTGAGTACTTCCGCCACGATCAGGACTGGGGGGATGGCGGCATTAGCGAGGTGGTGCAGGAACAGTTTCAGCTTAACCGCCGCGATGAATTTATTCAATCGTTCATTCAGCAGGCGATCGCCCGACTACCGGCGCAAATTGGCCAAGTGATTCCTGACTCCCTCAAGCTGCCGCAGGACGATCCCATGGCCGAGGATTAG
- the gcvT gene encoding glycine cleavage system aminomethyltransferase GcvT has translation MTYRRTPLYAHHQALKARFTPFGDWEMPLQYSSILQEHHAVRQGVGMFDISHMGKLILKGAGVQAALQTLVPTDLSRLKPGQAKYTVLLNESGGIVDDLILYIEEGAVRCIVNAATAQKDLAWLRHYLPPDVAIVDESASNVLIAVQGPSALATLEGLLHESLDPLKPYRHCRVTLLGQPAWVARTGYTGEDGLEILAAIDTGVALWQALLAAGVTPCGLGARDTLRLEAAMLLYGQEMDEQTTPLEAGLEWLIDWQKPTFVGREALWQQKQEGIERQLVGLELQGKGIARHDYPIYLDAQAVGRVTSGTLSPTLGSAIALGYVFPEFANVGRELAVQVRDRSVPAVVVPRPFYRRRR, from the coding sequence ATGACCTACCGCCGTACCCCCCTCTACGCACACCACCAAGCCCTCAAGGCCCGCTTTACCCCCTTTGGGGACTGGGAGATGCCCCTCCAGTACAGCAGCATTTTGCAGGAGCACCATGCCGTGCGCCAAGGGGTGGGGATGTTTGATATTTCCCACATGGGCAAATTGATCCTCAAGGGGGCTGGGGTGCAAGCCGCCCTGCAAACGTTGGTGCCTACGGATCTCAGCCGCCTAAAGCCGGGTCAAGCCAAATACACGGTGCTCTTGAATGAGTCCGGCGGGATTGTGGATGATCTCATTCTTTACATCGAAGAAGGGGCCGTCCGCTGTATTGTGAATGCGGCCACTGCCCAAAAGGATTTAGCGTGGTTGCGTCACTATTTACCGCCAGACGTGGCCATTGTCGATGAGTCAGCCAGTAACGTGCTGATTGCAGTACAAGGTCCTAGTGCCCTCGCTACCCTTGAGGGATTGTTGCACGAGTCTTTAGACCCCCTCAAACCCTATCGCCATTGCCGTGTCACCCTCTTGGGTCAGCCCGCCTGGGTGGCTCGCACCGGCTATACCGGCGAAGACGGCCTTGAGATTTTGGCGGCCATTGACACCGGTGTTGCCCTTTGGCAGGCGCTGTTGGCGGCGGGGGTAACACCCTGTGGTTTGGGGGCACGGGATACCCTGCGCCTAGAAGCAGCCATGCTCCTCTACGGTCAAGAGATGGATGAGCAGACGACCCCTCTGGAAGCGGGGCTGGAGTGGCTGATTGACTGGCAAAAACCCACCTTTGTCGGGCGTGAGGCGCTGTGGCAGCAAAAGCAGGAGGGCATTGAACGGCAATTGGTGGGCTTAGAACTGCAAGGGAAGGGCATTGCCCGCCATGATTACCCTATTTACCTAGACGCGCAGGCGGTGGGTCGGGTCACCAGTGGCACCCTCTCCCCGACGCTGGGGAGCGCCATTGCCCTAGGGTACGTCTTTCCTGAGTTTGCCAATGTGGGGCGGGAACTGGCCGTACAGGTGCGCGATCGCTCCGTACCCGCCGTTGTGGTGCCGCGTCCCTTTTACCGCCGTCGCCGCTAA